CCGATCACAATGCCTTTCTGGTTATCGCGGCTGACCCAGATCACGGCGTTGATTTCGGTCAGTTTGGGCTTTTCATCGAAGGTTTCGATTTCGACGGCGGTGGAATATGGCAGTTCCTGATGCAGGTATTGCATCAACTGCTCGCGGATCAGTTCGCCACAAATGAAACGGGTGGATTGGTCGGTGATGTCGTCTTCCGCGTAAATCCAGTCCTGTTCCGGCATGACCTTGATCAGGGCAGACTTGAGCTGTTCCGTATTGGTTCCTTTGGTGGCAGAGAGCGGGAAAATTTCGCGGAACGGGTATTTCGCCAGCACCTCGGGCAACCAGCCAAGCAGTTTTTCCTTTTTTTCCACCCGGTCAACCTTGTTGGCAACCAGTAATACCGGACATTTGAGATGGGCGAGACGTTGCAACACCAGCGAGTCTTCGTCAGTCCATTTCAACGCTTCGACAATCATGACGACGGCATCCACGCCTTCCAGCGCGGCCACAGCTTCCATGTTGATGGTTTTGTTGAGCAGGCTCTTGGAGGTGCGGTGGATGCCCGGCGTGTCGACAAACACGATCTGGTTGTCACCTTCGGTCAGGATGCCACGGATGCTGTGCCGCGTGGTCTGCGGCTTGTTGGCAATGGCGGAAACCTTGAAACCGATCAGATGGTTCATCAAGGTAGATTTGCCGACATTAGGCCGCCCGACAATGGCGACGTAACCACAACGTTTATTCATGGGCTCACCTGTTCAAAAGCCAGCTTGGCAGCAACCTGTTCGGCCTTACGGCGGCTGCTCGCGGTTCCCTGCGTGCGGATACCCAGGCGCGGAACAACGCATTCCGCCG
The sequence above is drawn from the Thiothrix nivea DSM 5205 genome and encodes:
- the era gene encoding GTPase Era; protein product: MNKRCGYVAIVGRPNVGKSTLMNHLIGFKVSAIANKPQTTRHSIRGILTEGDNQIVFVDTPGIHRTSKSLLNKTINMEAVAALEGVDAVVMIVEALKWTDEDSLVLQRLAHLKCPVLLVANKVDRVEKKEKLLGWLPEVLAKYPFREIFPLSATKGTNTEQLKSALIKVMPEQDWIYAEDDITDQSTRFICGELIREQLMQYLHQELPYSTAVEIETFDEKPKLTEINAVIWVSRDNQKGIVIGSKGETLKRIGSSARIALEGFLERKVMLKLWVRVEENWENSPRHLHSLGISS